A window of Cryptomeria japonica chromosome 3, Sugi_1.0, whole genome shotgun sequence contains these coding sequences:
- the LOC131874284 gene encoding uncharacterized protein LOC131874284 → MKILSWNVGGMNAPNKQRIIKRCLSESKPNIILIQETKMNSSEIDLFEKKLGFRKLKHSPALGALGGSTIIWDPRFSSFSPSEIKHNWIGGKNEICIIGGDFNTITKALDKREGSNKLPSAALDFNDWINRNSLLEIQTAENTLTWNNRRKGFSDIADKLDSFFIHGGLKEFNYTMEAEILPLSGFDHYPLQLNILIEQGPQNCPFKFKSMWFKDDNIINLIEQWWSESVFSGSKMFTVTNKFKLIKRTLLEWNREHFGNIFDKKLLVEMDLKDVNKEVLDRGMDEPLFLKEKL, encoded by the exons ATGAAAATCTTATCGTGGAATGTTGGGggtatgaatgcccctaacaagcaacgtATCATAAAACGCTGCTTATCTGAATCAAAACCAAACATAATtctaatccaagaaactaaaatgaactcaTCCGAGATAGACCTCTTTGAGAAGAAATTGGGTTTTAGAAAACTGAAGCATTCCCCAGCCCTTGGGGCTTTAGGAGGATCGACAATCATCTGGGATCCAAGATTTTCCTCGTTTTCACCATCAGAGATAAAACATAATTGGATAGGCGGAAAG AATGAGATATGTATTATTGGAGGAGATTTCAACACCATCACTAAGGCATTAGACAAAAGAGAAGGTAGTAACAAGCTACCTTCTGCGGCTTTGGACTTTAAtgattggatcaataggaattccctgtTGGAAATTCAGACAGCAGAGAACACCTTAACATGGAACAACAGGAGGAAAGGCTTTAGCGATATTGCAGACAAGCTTGATAGTTTTTTCATCCATGGGGGGCTTAAGGAGTTCAATTATACAATGGAAGCGGAGATCCTTCCTTTATCCGGTTTTGACCATTACCCACTCCAACTTAACATTCTGATAGAACAAGGTCCTCAAAATTGCCCTTTCAAATTCAAAAGCATGTGGTTCAAGGATGATAACATCATCAACCTGATTGAACAATGGTGGAGTGAATCAGTATTCTCAGGCTCAAAGATGTTTACTGTTACTAACAAATTTAAGTTAATCAAAAGGACGCTCCTGGAGTGGAATAGGGAGCactttggtaacatctttgacaagAAACTTTTAGTAGAAATGGACCTCAAGGATGTTAATAAGGAAGTTTTGGATCGGGGGATGGACGAACCTCTCTTCCTTAAAGAAAAACTATAA